A DNA window from Burkholderia sp. HI2500 contains the following coding sequences:
- a CDS encoding SDR family oxidoreductase codes for MLLKDKIVVISGIGPGLGVKLAVEAAREGARGVVVAARTLEKLDDAEARIHALGVDCDVLKVQTDITDRAQCRQLATQAVERFGRIDALVNSAFVHGTFPEPVEEADLDGWRVVFDTNVFGTMALTQEVVPHMKRHKRGAIVMINTQATRKPFAGEGGYAVSKGALAVAAKYLARELGVHGIRANSIHMGWMWGVPTQTYFRQAAAEYGMTEEQVIAPIASSIALAKLPTDDDCARAALFLASDYANAVTGATLDANGGDFMP; via the coding sequence ATGTTGCTGAAGGACAAGATCGTCGTGATTTCCGGAATCGGGCCCGGGCTCGGCGTGAAGCTCGCCGTCGAGGCCGCGCGCGAGGGTGCGCGCGGCGTGGTCGTCGCGGCGCGCACGCTCGAAAAGCTCGATGACGCCGAAGCGCGAATCCACGCACTCGGCGTCGACTGCGACGTGCTGAAGGTGCAGACCGACATCACCGACCGTGCACAATGCCGCCAGCTCGCGACGCAGGCCGTCGAGCGCTTCGGCCGGATCGACGCGCTCGTGAACAGCGCATTCGTGCACGGTACGTTTCCGGAACCGGTGGAGGAGGCCGACCTGGATGGCTGGCGCGTGGTGTTCGACACCAACGTGTTCGGCACGATGGCGCTCACGCAGGAAGTCGTGCCGCACATGAAGCGGCACAAGCGCGGCGCGATCGTGATGATCAACACGCAGGCGACCCGCAAGCCGTTTGCAGGGGAAGGCGGCTACGCTGTATCGAAGGGGGCGCTCGCGGTTGCGGCAAAATACCTGGCGCGCGAACTCGGCGTGCACGGCATTCGTGCGAACAGCATCCACATGGGGTGGATGTGGGGCGTGCCGACCCAGACGTATTTCCGGCAGGCGGCTGCCGAGTACGGCATGACGGAAGAGCAGGTCATCGCGCCGATCGCGTCGAGCATCGCGCTCGCGAAGCTGCCGACCGACGACGACTGCGCGCGCGCGGCGCTGTTCCTCGCGTCGGACTATGCGAATGCGGTGACGGGCGCGACGCTCGACGCGAATGGCGGCGATTTCATGCCCTGA
- the cysN gene encoding sulfate adenylyltransferase subunit CysN gives MAHVLTAPEASAAGEAHAPTQDLLRFITCGSVDDGKSTLIGRLLYESNMLFDDQLTQLEADSKKVGTQGGELDFALLVDGLSAEREQGITIDVAYRFFATARRKFIVADTPGHEQYTRNMITGASTADLAVILIDARKGVLTQTRRHSHLVALIGIKRVVLAINKMDLVDYDRAVFERIDADYRAFAAELGLAEIVSIPMSALRGDNVIAPSARMPWYAGPTLMQHLDTLPLAARVTSDEPFRLPVQWVNRPHLNFRGYAGSIASGEVRVGERVRVLPSGKESRVASVITQRGESDLARAGEAVTLTLADEIDISRGDMIARADAPPEVADQFEATLVWMHDAPLLPGRPYLVKLGTQTVGATCATPKYKIDVNTREHLAARTLALNEIGVCNLSLDRPVAFDPYDRNRHTGGFIVIDRVTNDTVGAGMLHFALRRAHNVHWQAVDVDRAARAAQKAQTPRIVWLTGLSGAGKSTIANLVEKRLHALGKHTYLLDGDNVRHGLNRDLGFTEADRVENIRRVAEVARLMLDAGLITLVSFISPFRAERDMARARVGPDEFVEVFVDTPLAVAEERDPKGLYKKARRGELKHFTGIDSPYEPPAQPELRVDTVAESPEEAADRIVAYLLRERAA, from the coding sequence ATGGCACACGTTCTCACCGCGCCCGAGGCAAGCGCCGCCGGCGAAGCGCACGCGCCAACCCAGGACCTGCTGCGCTTCATCACGTGCGGCAGCGTCGACGACGGCAAGAGCACGCTGATCGGCCGCCTGCTCTACGAATCGAACATGCTGTTCGACGACCAGCTCACGCAGCTCGAGGCCGATTCGAAGAAAGTCGGCACGCAAGGCGGCGAACTCGATTTCGCGCTGCTCGTCGACGGCCTGTCGGCCGAGCGCGAGCAAGGAATCACGATCGACGTCGCGTACCGCTTCTTCGCGACCGCGCGACGCAAGTTCATCGTCGCCGACACGCCCGGCCACGAGCAATACACACGCAACATGATCACCGGCGCGTCGACCGCCGATCTTGCCGTGATCCTGATCGATGCGCGCAAGGGGGTACTCACGCAGACGCGCCGCCACAGTCATCTCGTCGCGCTGATCGGCATCAAGCGCGTGGTGCTCGCGATCAACAAGATGGACCTGGTCGACTACGACCGCGCCGTGTTCGAGCGCATCGACGCCGACTATCGTGCGTTCGCGGCCGAGCTCGGGCTGGCGGAGATCGTCAGCATCCCGATGTCGGCGCTGCGCGGCGACAACGTGATCGCGCCAAGCGCGCGGATGCCGTGGTACGCGGGCCCGACGCTGATGCAGCATCTCGACACGCTGCCGCTCGCCGCGCGCGTGACCAGCGACGAACCGTTCCGGCTGCCGGTGCAGTGGGTCAACCGCCCGCACCTGAACTTCCGCGGTTACGCGGGCAGCATCGCATCGGGCGAGGTCCGCGTCGGCGAGCGCGTGCGCGTGCTGCCGTCCGGCAAGGAGAGCCGCGTCGCGTCGGTGATCACGCAACGCGGCGAAAGCGACCTCGCGCGCGCCGGCGAAGCGGTGACGCTCACGCTCGCCGACGAGATCGACATCAGCCGCGGCGACATGATCGCGCGCGCGGATGCGCCGCCCGAGGTGGCCGACCAGTTCGAGGCGACGCTCGTGTGGATGCACGACGCGCCGCTGCTGCCCGGCCGCCCGTATCTCGTGAAGCTCGGCACGCAGACGGTCGGCGCGACCTGCGCGACGCCGAAGTACAAGATCGACGTGAACACGCGCGAGCATCTCGCGGCGCGCACGCTCGCGCTCAACGAGATCGGCGTGTGCAACCTGAGCCTCGACCGGCCGGTCGCGTTCGACCCATACGACCGCAACCGCCACACGGGCGGCTTCATCGTGATCGACCGCGTCACCAACGACACGGTCGGCGCCGGGATGCTGCACTTCGCGCTGCGCCGCGCGCACAACGTGCACTGGCAGGCGGTCGACGTCGACCGCGCCGCGCGTGCCGCGCAGAAGGCGCAGACGCCGCGGATCGTGTGGCTGACGGGCCTGTCGGGCGCCGGCAAGTCGACGATCGCGAATCTCGTCGAGAAGCGCCTGCATGCACTCGGCAAGCACACGTACCTGCTCGACGGCGACAACGTGCGGCACGGGCTCAATCGCGATCTCGGCTTCACCGAGGCCGATCGCGTGGAGAACATCCGGCGCGTCGCCGAAGTCGCGCGGCTGATGCTCGACGCGGGGCTCATCACGCTCGTGTCGTTCATCTCGCCGTTCCGCGCGGAGCGCGACATGGCGCGCGCGCGGGTCGGCCCCGACGAGTTCGTCGAAGTGTTCGTCGACACGCCGCTCGCGGTGGCCGAAGAGCGCGACCCGAAGGGCCTGTACAAGAAGGCGCGGCGCGGCGAGCTGAAGCACTTCACGGGCATCGATTCGCCGTACGAACCGCCCGCGCAGCCCGAACTGCGCGTCGACACGGTCGCCGAGTCGCCGGAAGAAGCGGCCGATCGGATCGTCGCGTACCTGCTGCGCGAGCGCGCGGCGTAA
- a CDS encoding sulfotransferase family protein: MNAPLDRTRTLLAPDGLIAEAVSRTGGLTAFGDGPYREALDVMCASLIDEATLSARGAEMMREKLVGQLVNRLVIEDYFRRHPEIAEIAIDDPLVIVGLPRTGTTLLQRLLAVDPRFHAAAWWETRYPAPLAGETLAEPTVRIARARAEVATMIDCIPQILTIHPLDAMLADEEFMLMEHAFVCAMDSYANVPRYTAWLARQDLTLVYTYLRRMLQFLQWQKAQRGVAPAARWLLKTPQHLHALDVLCRVFPRAQVVLTHRDPAQTIPSMASMAHTLWQMYADDPDPLAVGAQWNAGMARAIGAAMAARDALPADRFLDVRFEDTVSNPLGVAEAVYAFAGMPLDARQRTAMTDWMARNGRDKRAPHDYSIARFGFTDAQLARDFAAYRARHLRAAG; the protein is encoded by the coding sequence ATGAACGCGCCGCTGGATCGAACCCGCACGCTGCTCGCGCCCGACGGGTTGATCGCCGAAGCCGTGTCGCGCACGGGCGGACTGACCGCATTCGGTGACGGGCCGTATCGCGAAGCACTCGACGTGATGTGCGCGTCGCTGATCGACGAAGCGACGCTGTCCGCACGCGGCGCGGAGATGATGCGCGAGAAGCTCGTCGGCCAGCTCGTGAACCGGCTCGTCATCGAGGATTACTTCCGGCGTCATCCGGAAATCGCGGAGATCGCGATCGACGATCCGCTCGTGATCGTCGGCCTGCCGCGCACCGGTACGACGCTGCTGCAGCGCCTGCTGGCCGTCGACCCGCGCTTCCATGCGGCCGCGTGGTGGGAAACCCGCTACCCGGCGCCGCTTGCAGGCGAGACGCTCGCCGAGCCGACGGTGCGCATCGCGCGTGCGCGGGCCGAGGTCGCGACGATGATCGACTGCATTCCGCAGATCCTGACGATCCATCCGCTCGATGCGATGCTCGCGGACGAGGAGTTCATGCTGATGGAGCATGCGTTCGTGTGCGCGATGGATTCGTATGCGAACGTGCCGCGCTACACCGCGTGGCTCGCGCGGCAGGATCTCACGCTGGTCTATACGTACCTGAGGCGGATGCTGCAGTTCCTGCAATGGCAAAAGGCGCAGCGCGGCGTCGCGCCGGCTGCGCGCTGGCTGCTGAAGACGCCGCAGCACCTGCATGCGCTCGACGTGCTGTGCCGCGTATTTCCGCGTGCGCAGGTCGTGCTCACGCATCGCGATCCGGCGCAGACGATTCCGTCGATGGCGAGCATGGCGCACACGTTGTGGCAGATGTATGCGGACGATCCGGATCCGCTTGCCGTCGGTGCGCAGTGGAACGCGGGGATGGCACGCGCGATCGGTGCGGCGATGGCCGCGCGCGATGCGCTGCCGGCCGACCGCTTCCTCGACGTGCGCTTCGAGGACACGGTGTCGAATCCGCTCGGCGTTGCCGAGGCCGTGTACGCGTTTGCCGGGATGCCGCTCGATGCGCGGCAGCGCACGGCGATGACGGACTGGATGGCGCGCAACGGCCGCGACAAGCGTGCCCCGCACGACTATTCGATCGCGCGCTTCGGCTTCACCGATGCACAGCTCGCGCGCGACTTCGCCGCGTATCGCGCGCGGCACCTGCGGGCAGCCGGCTGA
- a CDS encoding acetyltransferase, producing the protein MQDNHEIRHFFAFNGDADGLCALQQLRLAEGVHGTLVTGVKRDIKLLQRIDARAGDIVTVLDVSHDQNRDACARLLRDGATVRYFDHHFAGELPDDPRFDAHIDTAADVCTSAIVNRYLDGRHVRWAIVAAFGDELPALGHALASEHGIDEAQRDTLAELGLYLNYNAYGECVGDLHFDPAALADAMLPCVDPLDFVRETTVFAALRDGYRDDMARACALAPLREVPGATLVRMPDHPWARRATGMLANERMRNAPHAALAVLSPRADGGLVVSVRVPDGRPLGADEFCRGFPTGGGRKRAGGINHLPETEFDAFAERFEAAFRLD; encoded by the coding sequence ATGCAGGACAACCACGAAATACGACACTTCTTTGCATTCAACGGCGATGCGGACGGGCTGTGCGCGCTTCAGCAGCTGCGGCTCGCGGAGGGCGTGCACGGCACGCTCGTGACCGGCGTGAAACGCGACATCAAGCTGCTCCAGCGGATCGACGCGCGGGCGGGCGACATCGTCACCGTGCTCGACGTGTCGCACGACCAGAATCGCGACGCGTGTGCGCGGCTGCTGCGCGACGGCGCGACGGTCCGCTATTTCGACCATCACTTCGCGGGTGAACTGCCCGACGATCCGCGCTTCGACGCGCATATCGACACGGCGGCCGACGTCTGCACGAGCGCGATCGTGAACCGCTATCTCGACGGCCGGCACGTGCGCTGGGCGATCGTCGCGGCGTTCGGCGACGAGTTGCCGGCGCTCGGCCACGCGCTGGCGAGTGAGCACGGGATCGACGAGGCGCAACGCGACACGCTCGCCGAACTCGGGCTCTACCTGAACTACAACGCGTACGGCGAGTGTGTCGGCGATCTGCATTTCGACCCGGCCGCGCTCGCCGATGCGATGCTGCCGTGCGTCGACCCGCTCGATTTCGTGCGCGAGACAACCGTGTTCGCCGCGCTGCGCGACGGCTACCGCGACGACATGGCGCGCGCGTGCGCACTCGCGCCGCTGCGCGAGGTGCCCGGTGCGACGCTGGTCCGGATGCCTGATCATCCGTGGGCGCGGCGCGCGACGGGCATGCTCGCGAACGAACGGATGCGCAACGCGCCGCATGCGGCGCTCGCGGTGCTGTCGCCGCGCGCGGACGGCGGGCTCGTCGTCAGCGTGCGCGTGCCCGATGGCCGGCCGCTCGGCGCCGACGAATTCTGTCGCGGCTTTCCGACCGGCGGCGGGCGCAAGCGCGCGGGCGGCATCAACCATCTGCCGGAAACCGAGTTCGACGCATTTGCCGAGCGATTCGAGGCCGCGTTCAGGCTCGATTGA
- a CDS encoding DUF1214 domain-containing protein produces the protein MTDDKRATQLLSGQTWADFCDTLKRSGEQILRAEAPDDPLTRAEGFRYLSRLMRIALEMHVEFADGAWPGFFSPSHETAKIGADNPDNLYQYARLDGRCEYRVTGRRGTVAYLSFGTQKGGYETDGKMLQTGFLDAKQLDIAPDGSFEIVLSETPRAGNWVRMEPGTNALLVRQTFLDRRAETPAQLKIERIGADDRPAPLDPLVLQGGLTRAAQFVEQTSKLFADWAASYRSHVNALPAADQALCQSVGGDPNIYYYHSCWSLADDEALVIDVDTVPDCDFWNVQLNNYWMESLDYRHFDICVNKHSARLNADGGVTVVVAAARPGDANWLDTAGHRTGTICWRWVGAAQPVHPRTRVVKLATLKEAA, from the coding sequence ATGACGGACGACAAACGTGCCACGCAATTGCTTTCGGGCCAGACCTGGGCCGACTTCTGCGACACCCTGAAACGCAGCGGAGAACAGATCCTGCGCGCCGAGGCGCCGGACGATCCGCTGACGCGCGCGGAAGGATTCCGCTACCTGAGCCGGCTGATGCGCATCGCGCTCGAGATGCACGTCGAGTTCGCGGACGGTGCATGGCCGGGCTTTTTCTCGCCGTCGCACGAGACCGCGAAGATCGGCGCCGACAATCCCGACAACCTGTACCAGTACGCGCGTCTCGACGGCCGCTGCGAATATCGCGTGACGGGGCGGCGCGGCACGGTGGCCTACCTGAGCTTCGGCACGCAGAAGGGCGGCTACGAGACCGACGGCAAGATGCTGCAGACGGGCTTTCTCGACGCGAAGCAGCTCGATATCGCGCCGGACGGCAGCTTCGAGATCGTGCTGAGCGAAACGCCGCGTGCGGGCAACTGGGTGCGCATGGAGCCGGGCACCAACGCGCTGCTGGTGCGCCAGACCTTCCTCGACCGGCGCGCGGAAACGCCGGCACAACTGAAGATCGAGCGCATCGGCGCCGACGATCGCCCGGCGCCGCTCGACCCGCTCGTGCTGCAGGGCGGCCTCACGCGCGCCGCGCAGTTCGTCGAGCAGACGTCGAAGCTGTTCGCGGACTGGGCCGCGAGCTACCGGTCGCACGTGAATGCGCTGCCGGCCGCCGACCAGGCGCTGTGCCAGTCGGTCGGCGGCGATCCGAACATCTATTACTACCACTCGTGCTGGTCGCTGGCCGATGACGAAGCACTCGTGATCGACGTCGACACGGTGCCCGACTGCGATTTCTGGAACGTGCAGCTCAACAACTACTGGATGGAATCGCTCGATTACCGGCACTTCGATATCTGCGTAAACAAGCACAGCGCGCGGCTGAATGCGGACGGCGGCGTGACGGTGGTCGTCGCGGCCGCACGGCCGGGCGATGCGAACTGGCTCGATACGGCCGGGCATCGCACCGGCACGATCTGCTGGCGCTGGGTGGGCGCCGCGCAGCCGGTGCATCCGCGCACGCGGGTGGTGAAGCTCGCGACGCTGAAGGAGGCCGCATGA
- a CDS encoding MFS transporter, with protein sequence MNPPSPALSGRDPLASAVSKVKWHVLPLVLIMFIANYIDRVNVGFVDRHLEASIGIGAAAYGLGAGLFFVGYALFEVPSNLLMQRYGARIWLARIMATWGIVAAAMAFVWNDTSFYALRFLLGAAEAGFFPGVVLYLSQWLPPQERGKAMAIFLGGSAFASVLSGPVTGALLSIRGFGLEGWQWMFLIEGLFSVALCGASWLLLKSHIRDATWLTAEERTALQNALDDERATRDVRSNVPVRATALLRDPQIMLFCFLYFSIQLTIYAATFWLPTIIRKMGGLTDFQVGLYNTIPWMIAIGAMYGFAVLSSKWRHPQRWLAVALVLAACGLFASTSHDPVWSFASICFAALGFKAASSLFWPIPQGYLDTRVAAAVIALINSVGNLGGFVAPTAFGYLKQHTGSITGGLYALAVASLVAAVAALFARTHRRSDPPRGLPADASFTNASMLRHAEH encoded by the coding sequence TTGAACCCGCCCTCGCCCGCCCTGTCCGGACGCGACCCGCTCGCGTCCGCCGTCTCGAAAGTGAAGTGGCACGTGCTGCCGCTCGTGCTGATCATGTTCATCGCGAACTACATCGACCGCGTGAACGTCGGCTTCGTCGATCGCCACCTCGAGGCGTCGATCGGCATCGGCGCGGCCGCGTACGGCCTCGGCGCCGGGCTGTTCTTCGTCGGCTATGCGCTGTTCGAGGTGCCGTCGAACCTGCTGATGCAGCGCTACGGCGCACGCATCTGGCTGGCCCGGATCATGGCGACGTGGGGCATCGTCGCGGCCGCGATGGCGTTCGTGTGGAACGACACGTCGTTCTACGCGCTGCGCTTCCTGCTCGGCGCGGCCGAGGCCGGCTTCTTCCCCGGCGTCGTGCTGTACCTGTCGCAATGGCTGCCGCCGCAGGAGCGCGGCAAGGCGATGGCGATCTTCCTCGGCGGCTCCGCGTTCGCGTCGGTGCTGTCCGGGCCCGTTACCGGCGCGCTGCTGTCGATCCGCGGTTTCGGCCTCGAAGGCTGGCAATGGATGTTCCTGATCGAAGGGCTGTTCTCGGTCGCCCTGTGCGGCGCGAGCTGGCTGCTGCTGAAATCGCATATCCGCGACGCGACCTGGCTCACGGCCGAAGAACGCACGGCGCTCCAGAACGCGCTCGACGACGAGCGCGCGACGCGCGACGTCCGCTCGAACGTGCCGGTGCGCGCCACCGCGCTGCTGCGCGATCCGCAGATCATGCTGTTCTGCTTCCTGTATTTCTCGATCCAGCTGACGATCTACGCGGCCACGTTCTGGCTGCCGACGATCATCCGCAAGATGGGCGGGCTCACCGATTTCCAGGTCGGCCTGTACAACACGATTCCGTGGATGATCGCGATCGGCGCGATGTACGGCTTCGCGGTGCTGTCGTCGAAGTGGAGGCATCCGCAGCGCTGGCTCGCGGTCGCGCTGGTGCTCGCCGCGTGCGGGCTGTTCGCGTCGACGTCGCACGATCCGGTGTGGTCGTTCGCGTCGATCTGCTTCGCCGCGCTCGGCTTCAAGGCCGCCTCGTCGCTGTTCTGGCCGATCCCGCAGGGCTATCTCGACACGCGCGTGGCCGCGGCCGTGATCGCGCTGATCAACTCGGTCGGCAACCTCGGCGGCTTCGTCGCACCGACGGCGTTCGGCTATCTGAAGCAACATACGGGTTCGATCACGGGCGGGCTGTATGCGCTCGCGGTCGCTTCGCTCGTCGCCGCGGTCGCCGCGCTGTTCGCGCGCACGCACCGGCGCAGCGATCCGCCGCGCGGCCTGCCGGCCGACGCGTCCTTCACGAACGCTTCGATGCTCCGCCATGCCGAACACTGA
- a CDS encoding helix-turn-helix transcriptional regulator: MPIALAPGDPAAHDGFDDAAWTARELSAWLGLVYQGPSETTPWAGFLEAVRARLDARFTTLVLRNPGGARHGLIINASAHGPLLPGEPSYSEQFYALCPFLDQPPGQVFTADRLFGETAWRAHDFYRQYLQPLDLRYILGANLRGERGVECAFFVSRAHGGRDFDAAERAQVATLLPHLQRAVELHAAFDVLDAERALYAGTVDRLDVGTAIVDEDGRVIKRNRIAERLIEQQDGLCVRQERLHASCPLDERRLQKALQAALEHFRAGALARIEATTLSRPGGAMPLSVLLRPLAPYRGAEDRQHRPAVAVFVRDPASSPQTSRDMLHRLFRLTPMETEIALLLVDGLTLDEAAAATGITKNTARAHLRGIFAKTGATRQAVLVKTLLNSVVSMA; the protein is encoded by the coding sequence ATGCCCATCGCGCTGGCGCCCGGCGACCCGGCCGCGCACGACGGTTTCGACGACGCGGCGTGGACGGCGCGCGAACTCAGCGCGTGGCTCGGGCTCGTCTATCAGGGCCCGTCAGAGACAACCCCGTGGGCCGGCTTCCTCGAAGCGGTCCGCGCGCGGCTCGACGCGCGCTTCACGACGCTGGTGCTGCGCAACCCCGGCGGCGCGCGGCACGGGCTCATCATCAACGCGTCGGCGCATGGCCCGCTGCTGCCCGGCGAGCCGTCGTACAGCGAGCAGTTCTACGCGCTGTGCCCGTTTCTCGACCAGCCGCCCGGCCAGGTCTTCACGGCCGACCGGCTGTTCGGCGAAACCGCGTGGCGCGCGCACGATTTCTACCGGCAGTACCTGCAGCCGCTCGACCTGCGCTACATCCTCGGCGCGAACCTGCGTGGCGAACGTGGCGTCGAATGCGCGTTCTTCGTGAGCCGCGCGCACGGCGGCCGCGATTTCGACGCGGCCGAGCGCGCGCAGGTCGCGACGCTGCTGCCGCACCTGCAGCGGGCGGTCGAGCTGCACGCGGCGTTCGACGTGCTCGATGCCGAACGCGCGCTGTATGCGGGCACCGTCGACCGGCTCGACGTCGGCACCGCGATCGTCGACGAGGACGGCCGCGTGATCAAGCGCAACCGCATCGCCGAGCGGCTGATCGAGCAGCAGGACGGGCTGTGCGTGCGCCAGGAGCGGCTCCACGCATCGTGCCCGCTCGACGAGCGCCGGCTGCAGAAGGCGCTGCAGGCCGCGCTCGAGCATTTCCGTGCGGGCGCGCTCGCGCGCATCGAAGCCACCACGCTGTCGCGCCCCGGCGGCGCGATGCCGTTGAGCGTGCTGCTGCGCCCGCTCGCGCCCTACCGCGGCGCCGAGGACCGCCAGCATCGGCCAGCCGTCGCCGTGTTCGTCCGCGATCCGGCGTCGTCGCCGCAGACGTCGCGCGACATGCTGCACCGGCTGTTCCGGCTCACGCCGATGGAAACCGAAATCGCGCTGCTGCTCGTCGACGGGCTGACGCTCGACGAAGCGGCCGCCGCGACCGGCATCACGAAGAACACCGCACGTGCGCACCTGCGCGGCATCTTCGCGAAGACGGGCGCCACACGGCAGGCCGTGCTCGTGAAGACGCTGCTCAACAGCGTCGTGTCGATGGCGTAG
- a CDS encoding lactonase family protein yields MPNTDRLTVVVSNAADGDLATFSLAADGTLAPLTRYPAADVAMPIAVPADRARLYVATRGEQPTIVAFRVVAATGALVRIGTTAIDASHAYLSLDRSGRWLLGASYGGNSLSLYDAARVRDGDGTPLQVTGSIANAHAVIVSPDNRFAYVSSLGSDRVFSFALVEDAAGLRALEHGETRVPAGFGPRHLQFADDGRTLVVVSEFQATLATFARDPDTGRLGDAHVSARHPAVAELAQGHARPPAPTEPSVWAADLHLTPDERFAYVSERTSSRLLCYRRSEDGTFEPAHATATETQPRGFAIDPSGRWLVACGEQSEFVSVYAIAPDDGVLSPRARVPGGRGANWVAIV; encoded by the coding sequence ATGCCGAACACTGACCGCCTGACCGTCGTCGTCTCGAATGCCGCCGACGGCGACCTCGCCACCTTCTCGCTCGCGGCCGACGGCACGCTTGCGCCGCTCACCCGCTATCCCGCGGCCGACGTCGCGATGCCGATCGCCGTGCCGGCCGACCGTGCGCGGCTCTACGTCGCGACGCGCGGTGAACAACCGACGATCGTCGCGTTCCGCGTCGTGGCGGCCACCGGCGCGCTCGTGCGCATCGGCACCACCGCGATCGACGCGAGCCATGCGTACCTGTCGCTCGACCGCAGCGGGCGCTGGCTGCTCGGCGCGTCGTACGGCGGGAATTCGCTGAGCCTCTACGACGCCGCGCGCGTGCGCGACGGCGACGGTACGCCGCTGCAGGTCACGGGCAGCATCGCGAACGCGCACGCGGTGATCGTGTCGCCGGACAACCGTTTCGCATACGTCAGCTCGCTCGGCTCGGATCGCGTGTTCAGCTTCGCGCTCGTCGAGGACGCAGCCGGCCTGCGCGCGCTCGAACACGGCGAAACGCGCGTGCCGGCCGGGTTCGGCCCGCGTCACCTGCAATTCGCGGATGACGGCCGCACGCTCGTCGTCGTCAGCGAATTCCAGGCCACGCTTGCGACGTTCGCGCGCGACCCCGACACCGGCCGGCTCGGTGATGCACATGTGAGCGCGCGCCATCCGGCCGTCGCCGAACTCGCGCAAGGCCATGCGCGGCCGCCCGCGCCCACCGAACCGTCCGTCTGGGCCGCCGACCTGCACCTGACGCCCGACGAGCGTTTCGCCTATGTCAGCGAACGCACGTCGAGCCGCCTGCTCTGCTATCGCCGCAGCGAAGACGGCACGTTCGAACCCGCGCACGCGACCGCCACCGAAACGCAGCCGCGCGGGTTCGCAATCGACCCGTCGGGACGCTGGCTCGTCGCCTGCGGCGAACAGTCTGAATTCGTGTCGGTGTATGCGATCGCGCCGGACGACGGCGTCCTGTCGCCGCGCGCACGCGTGCCGGGCGGACGTGGGGCGAACTGGGTCGCGATCGTCTGA
- the cysD gene encoding sulfate adenylyltransferase subunit CysD, with protein MLTHLERLEAESIHIMREVVAESENPVMLYSIGKDSSVMLHLAMKAFYPAKPPFPLLHVDTTWKFREMIAFRDETATRLGLDLRVHINPEGIANGIDPFTHGSAVHTDVWKTQGLKQALDHYGFDAAFGGARRDEEKSRAKERIVSLRSEQHRWDPKRQRPELWSLYNARKRKGESLRVFPISNWTELDIWQYIQLHDIPIVPLYFAKERPVVERDGALIMVDDERLPLRDGEVPQMRKVRFRTLGCYPLTGAIDSDATSLDDILQEMRETRTSERQGRLIDSDSAGSMEKKKQEGYF; from the coding sequence ATGTTGACCCACTTGGAGCGGCTGGAGGCCGAAAGCATCCACATCATGCGCGAGGTGGTCGCCGAGAGCGAGAACCCGGTGATGCTGTACTCGATCGGCAAGGACAGCTCGGTCATGCTGCATCTCGCGATGAAGGCGTTCTACCCGGCGAAGCCGCCCTTTCCGCTGCTGCACGTCGATACGACCTGGAAATTCCGCGAGATGATCGCGTTTCGCGACGAGACGGCCACGCGCCTCGGCCTCGACCTGCGTGTGCACATCAACCCTGAAGGCATCGCGAACGGCATCGATCCGTTCACGCACGGCTCGGCCGTGCACACCGACGTGTGGAAGACGCAGGGGCTCAAGCAGGCGCTCGATCACTACGGCTTCGACGCCGCGTTCGGCGGCGCCCGCCGCGACGAGGAGAAATCGCGCGCAAAGGAGCGCATCGTGTCGCTGCGCTCGGAACAGCACCGCTGGGACCCGAAGCGCCAGCGCCCCGAACTCTGGTCGCTGTACAACGCGCGCAAGCGCAAGGGCGAAAGCCTGCGCGTGTTCCCGATCTCGAACTGGACCGAGCTCGACATCTGGCAGTACATCCAGCTTCACGATATCCCGATCGTGCCGCTCTACTTCGCGAAGGAACGGCCCGTGGTCGAACGCGACGGCGCGCTGATCATGGTCGACGACGAACGCCTGCCGCTGCGCGACGGCGAAGTGCCGCAGATGCGCAAGGTGCGCTTTCGCACGCTCGGCTGCTATCCGCTGACGGGCGCGATCGACAGCGACGCGACGTCGCTCGACGACATCCTGCAGGAGATGCGCGAGACGCGCACGTCCGAACGGCAAGGACGACTGATCGACAGCGATTCGGCCGGTTCGATGGAAAAGAAGAAACAGGAGGGATATTTCTGA